The genomic DNA AGGGACTGCGTCACCGATGTAGGCCCAGTTGATTTTGGTCACTTGTCGGATCATTAGGCAGCCGACCTGTCAGTCGTCTTAGCTTGGTTAGCCTAGAAGAGAGGAAGTTCGCTTACCAGCATCAGAGTACATCCAGTAGCCCAAGGCGGAATTGACGCAAATATAGGGGCAAAGAAAATACACAGGAAGAAACAAAATCCAGCAGTGACAGCCGTCAGCCCAGTCCGACCACCCTCAGCAATACCAGCACCGCTCTCAATGAAAGCCGTAACTGGTGAGCATCCGAGGAGCGCCCCGAGCGAGATACAAATCGAGTCTATGCAGAATGCAGTGGTTGAGCGGGGAAAGTCCTTATCTTTACCTGTTGTCCGTCTGCAAAACCGAGCCATGGAATAGAGTGTTGCTGTGCAGTCGATGATATCCACATAGAGGAGGGTGATCAAAGCGACAAGCACTTTGGTGTCGAATTTTTCACCCAGGTCCCATTGGATCTGGCCGAGGGTGTGTTTGATGGGGTGGAAAGCGACAATTTGGCGGAAGTATGCGAAGCGACGGTTGCCATCGTCCGTATCGGGGAAGTACGTGACGGCTGTGTTGCGTCTGGAGAAGGTTAGCATCCCAGTAGATAATGACAAAGAATACCTAGGGATTTCTTACGGCCAAGACAGGATTGAAACCAAAGCAATTCCAATTACAATTGAAGCTCGAACCTTGAAAGCCATCAGGAACACCACGAACAGACCACCGAGACAAATACCAATCCACATCTGTGAAGTACTAAGTTAGCGTCCAAGTAACTCGGGATTTAGTTTGGGGATTTACCTTTGGGTTGGTCATGACCTCTCCAGTACACTCGCCATATTGATCCAAGGAACTAGCTGGACAACCGCCAATAGCCAAGGGTGTACTGATAGCTCCCGTGATGATGCCAATTCCAGAGGAATATGACATACCGATGAGTGTGAGAAACAGACCGATGCCAACACCACTGGCCGTTTTGATGGTACCGGGAATAATCTTGACCAGCCAGTGTCGCATACCAGTGAGGGCTAGAAACATGAAAATCCATCCTTCAATGAAGACAGCGGTGAGAGCAGTCTTATAGGGAATCGAGCCGGTCCCCTTTGCGCCAACGACTTGGTAAGTGAAGTA from Podospora pseudoanserina strain CBS 124.78 chromosome 2, whole genome shotgun sequence includes the following:
- a CDS encoding hypothetical protein (COG:S; EggNog:ENOG503NUXY), producing the protein MDHFDHFSWESPELGPKKKPAGIEMGPVGSCSAPEADDHADGSLPTRHRSWKARALDSFKDRVGRVDERMNNSVVGRVFNLKGSGPKSIPDANFSTELRAGLTTFATMSYIIAVNASILADTGFDCECKKPLDNAGNCVNNKEWTACYEEVKLDLITATAAVAAFSSILFGLFTNLPVCLGPGMGLNAYFTYQVVGAKGTGSIPYKTALTAVFIEGWIFMFLALTGMRHWLVKIIPGTIKTASGVGIGLFLTLIGMSYSSGIGIITGAISTPLAIGGCPASSLDQYGECTGEVMTNPKMWIGICLGGLFVVFLMAFKVRASIVIGIALVSILSWPRNTAVTYFPDTDDGNRRFAYFRQIVAFHPIKHTLGQIQWDLGEKFDTKVLVALITLLYVDIIDCTATLYSMARFCRRTTGKDKDFPRSTTAFCIDSICISLGALLGCSPVTAFIESGAGIAEGGRTGLTAVTAGFCFFLCIFFAPIFASIPPWATGCTLMLVGCLMIRQVTKINWAYIGDAVPSFITLAFIPFTYSVAYGLLAGIFSYAGINLCIWVIIKLSRGTIMPENYDMKEYWTWRPPGERPWLFRKIGEAIFWLRTKRRGRNSTFQLGSNDGSGGSSRHRVSPNNSTAAVEDKSTAAAATGL